Sequence from the Deinococcus malanensis genome:
TGAGGGAGGCGTTAAACCTGATCTGATGGATTCAGGGATTGGCGACGCCGATGACGTTCATCTGGTCGTCATCCTGGGCACCATGCTGCACGACATCGGGAATCAGGTTCACCGGGTGGCCCACGAGGAGCATGGGGTCCGGCTGGCCCTTCCGATCATCGACCGGATCATGGCGCCGCTCTATCCGGATCCTTTCAAGCGCACCAAAGTGCGCTCGTTCATTCTGAGCTGTATCAACTGCCACGACCTGAACCCGGTGCCTCTGACCATCGAGGGCGGCATCACGGCGGTGGCTGACGGCACGGACATCACCAAGGGTCGTGGACGTAAGGCCTTCTCGCTGGGCAGCGTCGATATTCACAGCATCAGCGCTCTGGCTGTCGATGAGGTCGTGATCGAGCGTGGGCAGAGCAAGCCAGTGCTGATCAACGTGACCATGAACAACTCAGGTGGGATTTTTCAGGTGGAGGAGATCCTGGCGCCGAAAGTCATCCGCACGCCCCTGCGCCGGTTTGTCGAACTGCGGGCCAGCATGCGCGAAGCGGGCGAAGAGCAGATTCTGTCTCGGGTACGCCTGGAAGGGGACGCCTTTGTGATGGATCTGGATGGGGGCGGACAGGTGGCTGTGGAGGTCAAGGACAGCCAGAAACAGAGTCAGGAAGCCATTATTGAAAACCTGGGTATCGGGAACGACAGCCGCTGAGTGGAGGGCCGGCAGGTGTGCCCGGATGGCACATGCTGAACGGTTTGTCGGGCGTCACTTCGCCCTGAGTCAGGCATCCTGTCAATCCGGGAGCGCTTCGTTGTGCCGGAGAATGGTGCAGCACCGACCTGCCACCTGACAAACCACTGGTGTTGATCTTGTGACTCCAAGACGCTGTGGCAGCCGTGGTCTTATCACGCTGTTGCCGGGCTTTCAAAGCGTCTACATACATGGACTCTAAGCGGCGGCAGCACCCGGAGCGGGGCCCCCGCAACCCGGGAGCCCGCGACGAGTCCCCTGAGTGCCTGCCGAATCGGGGTTCGATCTATCCTGATGACAGGAATACCCGTAATTGTGCCGGAATCTGCCTCACATGAAGAGCAATTGCTTGAGGCGAAGACTATACTTGACTGTCTATGACCAAGCCCCGCCCCACCATGACCCAACGCGGTTACGACAAGCTGAAAGAGACGCTGGACCATCTTAAGACCACCCGCCGCGAAC
This genomic interval carries:
- a CDS encoding phosphohydrolase; this translates as MSDEERIPLEGGQKFRLSVEDGNVSDVGLQADAAAPEPEGAQRVVEYATPRAKLIEEASQAIRTDLRAYPRAMAAFAALHNDPEALAHWDMANYITMRKLGYNDHGRVHAFITGAASLAITELLLEGGVKPDLMDSGIGDADDVHLVVILGTMLHDIGNQVHRVAHEEHGVRLALPIIDRIMAPLYPDPFKRTKVRSFILSCINCHDLNPVPLTIEGGITAVADGTDITKGRGRKAFSLGSVDIHSISALAVDEVVIERGQSKPVLINVTMNNSGGIFQVEEILAPKVIRTPLRRFVELRASMREAGEEQILSRVRLEGDAFVMDLDGGGQVAVEVKDSQKQSQEAIIENLGIGNDSR